gtatgttatagtgtgaatttaagaatgtgttgaagtcccacattggaaaaaaatgttttttgtaaattcaagcggaaataaatatgttttttaaaatttaagtcccacattggaaagaattttttttgaaatcccacATTGAAAAAACTATCgtattttgtgtagtttcaacTCTATACATATTAAAGTCCCACAttatttagaaaacatatgtgactttgcttccatcactatataatcaAAGTTGGGAGTTGGATgtttttcccaactttctcttttctttctcctatattctgctcgcctaatttttgAGCGAGCCATTTCTCCATATTGAGGGTATtttagaacggttttctacgctAGGACGTCGGTGCAGTGGAATTTCCGATACAGTAAATCTGAgagtttgttaaaaaaaaacatttgcaATGATGTCTAATCTACTAAACTTGATTAATGATGTCTGTTTCATTTGCAATAAAAGTCATTTGCAACCTTCAACATCATCACAAACCTTGACATATTTCAATCATCTTTTAGATATCCctaaattcaatatatataaatatatatatatatatatatatatatttattgtcaaataaatcgatttgaaaaaaaactcaatagtttttaaagtgaaaaatgttttattattttgttataaacatgaaaatttataaatatttaaaaaataatcaaatcaaactttttaattttcattcaatttatTCCTATTTTTTTACACAATCAATTATTCGTATAaccataaaaatttataagtattaaaaaaaattcaaatcaaattaatatagACAATAAATATCACgttttaaaaaaacttacattaaaaggaattttaaaattatacttttcTATCATACATGTCATTTCAAATGGTCATATGTATTAGTCCTACATAGTATTTCATAGCTACATTTTCAAATAGTTTAATTATAACATTCTAGAAGAACTTTGCAAAACCTTAGGAGAACAACAAAATAACTGCTTGATTTATGAATTTCAAATACAAAAACTAGTAGCAGCTTTGAAAATACACAACAAAAAAATAGCATAGACGAATTACAATATACAACAAAAAAGGGTATGTATATAATTGACCTTCTAGAAAGAAAAATGATCAAATACCCAAATGATTCTGCACTTCAAGAATAGTATTGGCAGAATCCTTAAGCCTTTTCATCTCATCTTGTGTCATATGAATATTGGTTACACCCAATACACCTCCTCTACCAAGTTGTGCAGGCAAACTAAGAAACACTTCACCACCATCAATACCATAAAACCCTTTTGCAAGAACTGAAACAGGGTGAATTTTCCTTTGGTTTCTCATAATTGTTCTTGCCAAGTTTGCAACAGAGTAACCTATTGCCCAAGAAGTGTATCCTTTTAGACTTATTACTTCATATGCTCCATTTATAACCTCTTTGTGTATGTTCTCTAGCATTTCTTTCTCATATGCAATTTGTTGCTTTTCCAAAAAGCTTAGCACTGGAACACCTCCAACACTGATGCTTGACCATAGTGCCACCGAACTGTCACCATGTTCCCCCACTATGTAAGCCTACAATATCAAGATGAAAAACTTTTATAGTGTCATAaatataaaggaaaaaaatcatttaaaatttcgaataataaaaattaaataaattgaaaacagggacaaaaaataaaataaacattatagTAACTAATAAcgaaactttaaaattttataaatactaaaaacttatttaatcacGAAATAAAGTGTACCTGCACATCTTGAGCATTAACATCAAGATGATCAGCAATGAGGAAGCGAAAGCGAGAAGAATCCAAGTTAGTTCCTGAACCGATGACACGGTTAGAGGAAAATCCAGATAGTTTCCAAGCAATGTAAGTGAGCACATCAACGGGATTAGAAACAATTAGAAGAACACAATGAGGAGAGTAACGAACCAATGgtggtataatttttttaaacaatgtaACATTTCGTTGTAACAGATTCAATCTTGACTCGCCATTAAGCTGGCGAGCACCGGCAGTGACGATGCAGAGGTCAGACCCTGTCGTCACTGCATAGTCAGTCGAGGCTTGAATCTTTGTACGTGGGAGGAAGGCCGCCGCATGTTGTAGGTCTAACATCTCGCCTCGGAGCTTGTCCTGAATGGCGTCAACAAGGACAAGCTCGTCGACGAGGTCTTGTGTTAGGATGGTTTGGGCTATGGCCATTCCCACGTTGCCTGCACCTATAACTGAAATCTTGTTATGGTGCTTTGTTGGAGAAGGTGGAGCAGCGTTTAAAATAGGCTTGAAGAATGATTGAGTTAGATCCAAACCATCTGGACCCAATGACGAACCTGATGTGCTCTTGTGCATTCTGATTTGTTTAATTTGTGCTTAATTTGAGTTTTGAGAGCAAAGGTA
This region of Cicer arietinum cultivar CDC Frontier isolate Library 1 chromosome 8, Cicar.CDCFrontier_v2.0, whole genome shotgun sequence genomic DNA includes:
- the LOC101498137 gene encoding L-lactate dehydrogenase A-like, producing MHKSTSGSSLGPDGLDLTQSFFKPILNAAPPSPTKHHNKISVIGAGNVGMAIAQTILTQDLVDELVLVDAIQDKLRGEMLDLQHAAAFLPRTKIQASTDYAVTTGSDLCIVTAGARQLNGESRLNLLQRNVTLFKKIIPPLVRYSPHCVLLIVSNPVDVLTYIAWKLSGFSSNRVIGSGTNLDSSRFRFLIADHLDVNAQDVQAYIVGEHGDSSVALWSSISVGGVPVLSFLEKQQIAYEKEMLENIHKEVINGAYEVISLKGYTSWAIGYSVANLARTIMRNQRKIHPVSVLAKGFYGIDGGEVFLSLPAQLGRGGVLGVTNIHMTQDEMKRLKDSANTILEVQNHLGI